A window of Leptospira brenneri contains these coding sequences:
- a CDS encoding ArsR/SmtB family transcription factor, with the protein MKIKTELTKQQLEQAIKGIQGIAHPIRLLILYTLAKEEKTVGQLVELLGTSQSAASQHLSKMKNNGILESRKSSNQVFYSLKDPKFKDLIQTIVKVYKK; encoded by the coding sequence ATGAAAATAAAAACAGAACTCACAAAACAACAATTGGAACAAGCGATCAAAGGGATCCAAGGAATAGCGCACCCGATCCGCCTACTCATTCTTTATACCTTAGCGAAAGAAGAAAAAACCGTAGGTCAGCTCGTTGAATTGTTAGGTACTAGCCAATCGGCAGCCTCTCAACACCTTAGTAAGATGAAAAACAATGGAATTTTGGAGTCTCGCAAGTCCTCCAACCAAGTGTTTTACAGTTTGAAAGATCCTAAGTTCAAAGATCTGATCCAAACCATCGTAAAAGTGTACAAAAAGTAA
- a CDS encoding UbiD family decarboxylase has translation MVSLRSTNDFVRLLQTEGELHVFSEPVDPYLELAEIQRRVVAKKGPALLFTNVKGTKFPVATNLYGSEKRIHLAFGPKPVATIQRLAKLAKEIFPPRFSKLWKERSLGLLPFQVGLKQVRRAPVLSGNLLSTNELPQVVSWPKDGSAFVTLPLVYTQHPDSGNGNLGMYRVQLFGGKTVGMHIQIHRGGGFHYYEAEKKGEALPAHVYIGGPPALTIAAVAPLPEEIPELVFASFLMGEKLRMTKDKSVSPYPIVADADFALIGSIPPYARKPEGPFGDHYGYYSLLHDYPYLDLNHILHRKDAIWAATVVGRPPQEDHYIAEFLQDLLSPMFPLVMPQVLGVWAYEESGVHSLAAAVVKERYFREAFMGALRILGEGQLSLTKCLLVTNERVNLKNFSETFRVITERSDPRTDFFIFSHISQDTLDYTSGTVNKGSKLLWMGITEASTPVKFPNLPREFSGSFKDKRFQKPKVFLPGVLVVQGSSFSKEDHLAETLLGENLSPFHYVFLVDDSEDAVKTDSDFIWTMFTRMEPASDVYARTETKGNHISYQVPIVFDCRMKPWIPEVLIPDPETTKQVDLKFGRIIDSIR, from the coding sequence ATGGTTTCATTACGATCCACCAATGATTTTGTCCGACTTTTGCAAACGGAAGGAGAACTCCATGTTTTTTCCGAACCCGTGGATCCTTATCTGGAACTTGCTGAGATCCAAAGACGGGTTGTGGCAAAAAAAGGCCCAGCTCTCCTCTTTACCAATGTCAAAGGAACCAAATTCCCGGTAGCCACCAATCTCTACGGATCCGAAAAAAGAATCCATCTTGCCTTTGGTCCAAAACCAGTCGCTACCATCCAGCGCCTTGCCAAACTCGCCAAAGAAATTTTTCCACCTAGATTTTCTAAACTTTGGAAAGAGCGTTCTCTTGGTCTTTTGCCCTTCCAAGTGGGTTTAAAACAAGTGAGAAGGGCCCCTGTTCTTTCTGGTAACCTTCTATCGACAAACGAATTACCCCAAGTGGTTTCATGGCCAAAAGATGGGAGCGCTTTTGTGACTCTTCCCCTGGTTTATACACAGCATCCCGATTCGGGAAATGGAAACTTGGGAATGTACCGGGTGCAACTTTTCGGCGGGAAAACCGTCGGGATGCACATCCAAATCCACAGAGGTGGTGGGTTTCATTATTACGAAGCAGAAAAGAAAGGAGAGGCACTGCCTGCTCACGTTTATATTGGTGGACCACCCGCACTCACCATTGCTGCTGTGGCACCACTCCCAGAAGAAATTCCCGAACTTGTCTTTGCATCTTTCCTGATGGGGGAAAAACTCCGGATGACCAAAGATAAATCGGTATCACCTTATCCGATTGTTGCCGATGCCGATTTTGCTCTCATTGGTTCGATTCCGCCTTACGCACGAAAACCAGAAGGCCCTTTTGGGGATCACTACGGATACTATTCTTTGTTACACGATTATCCCTATTTGGATCTGAATCATATCCTGCACAGAAAGGATGCGATTTGGGCCGCCACGGTTGTAGGAAGACCTCCTCAAGAAGACCACTACATCGCAGAGTTTTTACAAGATTTATTATCTCCCATGTTCCCTTTGGTCATGCCTCAAGTTTTGGGTGTATGGGCTTATGAAGAGTCAGGTGTACATTCTCTTGCTGCTGCTGTTGTCAAAGAACGTTATTTCCGAGAAGCATTTATGGGTGCCCTTAGAATTTTGGGAGAGGGCCAACTATCTCTCACGAAATGTTTACTCGTGACCAACGAACGAGTGAATTTAAAAAACTTTTCAGAGACATTTCGTGTGATCACAGAAAGATCTGATCCAAGAACTGACTTTTTTATCTTTAGTCATATCAGCCAAGATACTTTGGATTATACAAGTGGAACAGTAAACAAAGGAAGTAAACTTTTATGGATGGGAATTACAGAAGCTAGTACACCTGTGAAATTTCCAAACCTACCTCGGGAGTTTTCTGGCAGTTTCAAAGACAAACGTTTCCAAAAACCAAAAGTATTTTTACCAGGAGTTCTTGTGGTACAAGGCTCTAGCTTTTCTAAAGAGGATCATTTGGCAGAAACTTTACTCGGAGAAAACTTAAGTCCTTTCCATTATGTTTTTCTGGTGGATGATTCAGAGGATGCAGTGAAAACTGATTCTGATTTTATCTGGACTATGTTTACAAGGATGGAACCTGCCTCTGATGTGTATGCGAGAACGGAAACCAAAGGGAATCATATTTCGTATCAGGTTCCCATCGTTTTTGATTGTCGAATGAAACCTTGGATTCCAGAAGTTCTCATTCCCGATCCAGAAACCACAAAACAGGTAGATTTAAAATTTGGAAGGATCATTGATTCCATTAGATAA
- a CDS encoding SDR family NAD(P)-dependent oxidoreductase, protein MELKGANILVTGSAGGLGKAMAYRLGKAGANIILSDIQKDKLDETVTLFQKEGIKTTGIVANVAKEEDSIRLIEEAAAFQGSLDVAILNAGILRDGLLIRVDKETGKVKGKMGIDQWQSVIDVNLTGVFLTAREAAAKMVEQKKGVIIPIASIAMHGNSGQTNYSAAKAGVAAMTVTWSKELAKFGIRVAGIAPGFIGTEMVLKDMNPEALDKWKSIIPVGRLGEPDEIASTAEFIISNDLVTGVVLEISGGVRI, encoded by the coding sequence ATGGAATTAAAAGGTGCAAACATTCTCGTCACCGGATCTGCCGGTGGACTCGGAAAAGCAATGGCTTACCGTTTGGGTAAGGCCGGAGCTAATATCATTCTCTCTGACATCCAAAAAGATAAATTGGATGAAACGGTAACTCTCTTCCAAAAGGAAGGGATCAAAACTACTGGGATTGTTGCCAATGTCGCAAAAGAAGAAGACAGCATTCGTCTCATCGAAGAGGCAGCAGCTTTCCAAGGTAGCCTTGATGTCGCTATTCTAAATGCGGGAATCCTTAGAGATGGTCTTCTCATCCGTGTGGATAAAGAAACAGGGAAAGTAAAAGGAAAAATGGGAATCGACCAATGGCAATCGGTCATTGACGTGAACTTAACGGGAGTCTTTCTAACGGCAAGAGAAGCGGCAGCAAAGATGGTGGAACAAAAGAAGGGAGTGATCATTCCCATTGCCTCCATTGCGATGCACGGAAACTCAGGACAAACTAATTATAGCGCGGCTAAAGCAGGTGTTGCGGCAATGACTGTGACTTGGTCCAAAGAACTTGCAAAGTTTGGAATCCGTGTGGCAGGGATTGCTCCGGGTTTTATTGGAACCGAAATGGTTCTAAAGGACATGAACCCAGAAGCACTAGACAAATGGAAATCCATCATCCCTGTCGGAAGATTGGGAGAACCAGATGAAATTGCGTCCACTGCAGAGTTCATCATTTCCAACGACCTAGTGACTGGTGTGGTTCTAGAAATTTCTGGTGGAGTCCGAATCTAA
- the rfaD gene encoding ADP-glyceromanno-heptose 6-epimerase, whose product MAKKLTLVTGGAGLIGSQIIEDLNHNGNTDILVVDHLGTTEKWKNLQRNFFQDYFEKDKFESLLDSNNSILNEISEIYHLGACSATTEKDATYLIQNNFHYTKKLAEFAVSKNIPFLYASSAATYGEGEFGYNDKAPIENLKPLNMYGYSKQLFDLYVKKMGIADKLVGLKYFNVFGYGEAHKGEMRSLVLKGYEQIRDTGKLKLFKSYKPEYKDGEQKRDFLYVKDASKISIYLLSERKYGLYNIGRGIAETWNDLANAMFAAMGKPVNVEYVEMPESLKGKYQYYTCAEMEKINQTGYPFGYTNLRDSVAEYVRLLLEETT is encoded by the coding sequence ATGGCAAAAAAACTCACACTAGTCACTGGAGGCGCAGGCCTCATTGGATCGCAAATCATCGAAGATCTAAATCATAATGGGAATACTGATATCTTGGTTGTGGATCATTTGGGAACAACAGAGAAATGGAAGAACCTACAAAGAAATTTTTTCCAAGACTATTTTGAAAAAGATAAATTTGAATCTTTATTAGATTCCAATAACTCTATTTTGAACGAGATTTCTGAAATTTACCATCTGGGTGCCTGTTCTGCCACAACAGAAAAAGATGCTACGTATTTGATCCAGAATAACTTTCATTATACGAAAAAGTTAGCTGAGTTTGCTGTGAGTAAAAACATACCTTTTCTTTATGCTTCCAGTGCGGCAACTTACGGGGAAGGGGAATTTGGATACAATGACAAAGCACCCATCGAAAACCTAAAACCTCTCAATATGTATGGTTACTCCAAACAGTTATTTGATCTTTATGTCAAGAAAATGGGAATCGCGGACAAACTCGTTGGGCTCAAATACTTCAACGTTTTTGGATACGGGGAAGCTCACAAGGGGGAAATGAGGAGCCTTGTATTGAAAGGTTACGAACAAATCCGCGACACTGGGAAATTAAAATTATTTAAGTCTTACAAACCGGAATACAAGGACGGGGAACAAAAAAGAGATTTTCTCTATGTAAAGGATGCGAGTAAAATTAGTATATACTTACTTTCTGAACGAAAGTACGGATTGTACAATATTGGACGGGGAATTGCAGAAACTTGGAACGATTTAGCGAACGCAATGTTCGCTGCTATGGGAAAACCTGTAAATGTAGAATATGTGGAAATGCCTGAATCCCTGAAAGGGAAATACCAATACTACACCTGTGCAGAAATGGAAAAGATAAACCAAACAGGTTATCCCTTCGGTTATACAAACCTAAGGGACTCTGTTGCCGAATATGTGCGTCTCTTATTAGAAGAAACGACCTAA